The following nucleotide sequence is from Coffea eugenioides isolate CCC68of chromosome 10, Ceug_1.0, whole genome shotgun sequence.
TTTTAGTAACGATAATAAAAAATCAATATAGTCATATATAAAGaagtgaattgattgaaatttaCTATAAATAAGGAACTatagaaaaataggaaaatgaatatttttttcaaaatttagtgATGGTAATAGATTATCAATCCAATAATAGGAATAGAGAATGTGATTGTAGATAATTAAAGGAAAActaatgacaaaaaataaattaagcTATAAAATATAAAAACGTAATAGAATAGGCAATTAGTAGATTTTTAAATATTACTATGAATAAAGGGGCAAAAAGAAGtgtaatttattattattgaaaACGGATAAAGAATAAAACTCACCAAGAAACATAAGCAAACACAATTTTGTTTTTTCACATGGTGACAAGACAAATTGTTCATTTGACAAAATATGGTTAACTCAGCAACATAACCAAATAGGAAGTGAATAGTGTATATCCCCAGGGGACGGCCATGTCCCCAGGGATTATCATTTTGCAGGTTAGCGCATTTATCCAGCAGCTGGGAAGGGGAGGTCGGTTACGCCGGAAGGACTTCCAGGGGGATGCGGATTGCGAGTGGGCGACATTTGGCATGGACAATCGACGGCAGGTTATACCCCGCGCAGTTACTTGGGCATTGCCACCCACGTCCTCAGTGAAACTGAATACCGATGCTAGCGTCACCGAGGGGCTGGCCACCGGGGGAGGACTGGTGCGTACTTCAGATGGCGACCTGGTTTTTGCATTTTACAAGGAGTTCGGGGAGTGCGATGTGCTCACGGCAGAGGCGTTGGCGTTATTGGAAGGTTTGCGGTTATGTTATGCTCGGCACATCATGCACTTTGTGGCTGAGGTGGATTCGAGTGTTTTGGTGCGCATGGTCTCCTCTTGCGGTCCTGCCCGATGGCCTTTGGTCAATACTCTACGTCATATTCAATGGCTTTCAGGGCAAATGGGGGTCTCAGTGGCTCACATCTATCGCGAAGCAAATACGGTAGCGGATGCCCTTGCGTGCTCGCGGCCACAACAGGATGGCGTTTTTACAGTCAGGGCTGAGCTTCCTCGGAAGGCCCGGTCCGCTCTCCAGTTGGACAGGCTCTCAGTTCCCTCGATTCGGCTAGGCAGGGTCCGGCATTAGTTTCGCGTAGTTTTGACTAGACTTTTTGGCTCTGTGTAACTTTGTTCGCTCGGTGGCAATAAAAGTtgagttataaaaaaaaaaaaaaaaaaaaactagtctaTTTAGGTGTGTCGATTTCCTCAGGTCGAAGAACTAGTGTTTTATTTGACTTTGTGTTAACTAAGATACGGAATTGATTGCAACATTACAGCTTGAGAATGTTGTCTGCTGGGGGTAGAATCATTCTTATTTGACATGTTTTGTCTTTTACTGCCTATGTACATGTTACAAGTTCTttgtccaaaaaataaaaaaaaataaaaaaaaataaagtgaatagtgtatatatatatatatatatatataactatgTATGTATGAATCTTTTAGAGA
It contains:
- the LOC113750468 gene encoding uncharacterized protein LOC113750468; this translates as MSPGIIILQVSAFIQQLGRGGRLRRKDFQGDADCEWATFGMDNRRQVIPRAVTWALPPTSSVKLNTDASVTEGLATGGGLVRTSDGDLVFAFYKEFGECDVLTAEALALLEGLRLCYARHIMHFVAEVDSSVLVRMVSSCGPARWPLVNTLRHIQWLSGQMGVSVAHIYREANTVADALACSRPQQDGVFTVRAELPRKARSALQLDRLSVPSIRLGRVRH